A part of Vigna radiata var. radiata cultivar VC1973A chromosome 11, Vradiata_ver6, whole genome shotgun sequence genomic DNA contains:
- the LOC106776891 gene encoding coiled-coil domain-containing protein 130, giving the protein MSSLAAARADNFYYPPEWEPSQGSLNKFHGQHALRERARKLDQGILIIRFEMPYNIWCGGCNSMIAKGVRFNAEKKQVGNYYSTKIWSFSMKSACCKHEIVIQTDPKNCEYVIISGAQKKTEDFDIEDAETFELPADEERGKLADPFYRLEHQEEDLKKKKESEPVLVRLQRQSDNRHSDDYALNKTLRARLRSQKKRVAEEENASKKIGLGIRLLPATEEDSATAKRVKFPTKFEKNRKDKRAVINAESIFSGVSSYSMSDKRRQDLESKRRKICATSASSLLAGGFKPSSWSHAAMISGKKKGASLTVRR; this is encoded by the exons ATG TCTTCGCTTGCGGCTGCTAGAGCAGACAACTTTTACTATCCTCCAGAATGGGAACCGAGTCAG GGTTCGCTGAACAAGTTTCATGGTCAGCATGCCTTGCGGGAGAGGGCGAGAAAACTAGATCAGGGTATCCTGATTATAAG ATTTGAGATGCCTTATAATATATGGTGTGGAGGATGCAATTCAATGATTGCAAAGGGTGTTCGGTTCAATGCAGAGAAAAAGCAAGTTGGGAATTATTACTCAACAAAG ATATGGAGCTTCTCTATGAAGTCTGCTTGCTGCAAACATGAGATCGTCATTCAGACTGATCCTAAGAATTGTGAATATGTCATTATTAGTGGGGCCCAGAAAAAAACTGAAGATTTTGATATTGAAGATGCTGAAACTTTTGAATTGCCTGCCGATGAAG AAAGGGGTAAGCTTGCAGATCCATTTTACCGCCTTGAACACCAGGAAGAAgacttgaagaaaaagaaggaatcTGAACCAGTGCTTGTACGTCTCCAGAGGCAGTCTGATAACAGGCATTCAGATGACTATGCTCTCAATAAGACTCTACGGGCCCGGCTTAGA AGTCAGAAGAAAAGAGTTGCTGAAGAAGAGAATGCTTCCAAGAAAATAGGCCTTGGCATAAGACTACTACCAGCTACTGAAGAAGATTCTGCCACAGCAAAAAGAGTGAAGTTTCCAACAAAGTTTGAAAAGAATAGGAAGGACAAGAGGGCAGTGATCAATGCCGAATCCATTTTCTCTGGAGTGTCTAGCTATTCTATGTCTGATAAGAGAAGACAAGATCTAGaatcaaaaagaagaaaaatttgtgCAACTTCAGCCTCCAGTCTTCTAGCTGGTGGCTTTAAGCCATCATCATGGTCACATGCTGCTATGATATCAGGCAAGAAAAAGGGAGCTTCACTGACTGTAAGGCGCTAG
- the LOC106776889 gene encoding aspartyl protease family protein 2 — translation MYPSVHSFLFFVFFFTILTLTHSSTEYLKLPLVPRTTLFNVSNILAADLHRISGLRTSPQSPLTSGAAMGSGQYFADLRIGSPPQRLLLVVDTGSDLVWVKCSACRNCSTRRPGSAFLPRHSRSFSSYHCYDSPCRFVPHPTSTHCNNRTKLHTPCRYEYSYADGSTTTGFFSKETTTFNTSSNKQGKIKNLAFGCGFKTSGPSVTGSSFNGAQGVMGLGRGPISFTSQLGRKFGNTFSYCLLDYTLSPAPKSYLTIGASSNDVISRKLFSYTPFVTNPLSPSFYYIIIQSVSVDGIRLPIKPSVWGIDDNGNGGTVLDSGTTLSFLAEPAYRQVLAAFRRRVRLPAAEGAAALGFDLCVNVSGITRPRLPKLRFFLAGKSVLAPPAGNYFIEPVDGVKCLAVQAVRPGSGFSVIGNLMQQGYLFEFDLHRSRIGFSRHGCAVR, via the coding sequence ATGTATCCTTCAGTCCACTCTTTcctcttcttcgtcttcttcttcaccattctCACCCTTACACATTCGTCAACCGAGTACCTCAAGCTACCGTTAGTCCCTCGAACAACACTCTTCAACGTCTCCAACATCCTCGCCGCCGACCTCCACCGCATCTCCGGCCTCCGTACTTCGCCTCAATCCCCGCTCACCTCCGGCGCCGCCATGGGCTCCGGGCAGTACTTTGCGGACCTCCGCATCGGATCCCCGCCGCAGCGCCTCCTCCTGGTAGTCGACACCGGCAGCGACCTTGTCTGGGTTAAATGCTCCGCCTGTCGTAACTGCTCCACCAGGCGACCCGGATCCGCATTCCTGCCCCGACATTCCAGAAGCTTCTCCTCCTACCACTGCTACGACTCGCCGTGTCGATTCGTTCCTCACCCCACATCCACACACTGTAACAACCGCACTAAACTCCACACACCCTGCCGCTACGAATATTCCTACGCGGATGGGTCCACAACAACGGGCTTCTTCTCCAAGGAAACGACGACGTTCAACACCAGCTCCAACAAACaaggtaaaattaaaaacctGGCATTCGGGTGCGGGTTTAAAACCTCTGGCCCCAGTGTAACAGGCTCCAGCTTCAACGGCGCGCAGGGCGTAATGGGACTGGGCCGCGGGCCCATTTCGTTTACCTCCCAACTTGGCCGCAAATTTGGCAACACCTTCTCTTACTGTCTTCTCGACTACACCCTATCCCCGGCTCCAAAAAGCTACCTTACAATCGGCGCCTCCTCAAACGACGTCATTTCGCGGAAGCTGTTCAGTTACACGCCTTTTGTCACTAACCCTCTGTCTCCCTCGTTTTATTACATCATCATCCAGAGTGTCTCCGTCGATGGCATTAGGTTACCGATAAAACCTTCCGTTTGGGGGATCGATGATAACGGAAACGGAGGCACCGTCTTGGACTCCGGCACCACGCTTTCTTTCCTAGCGGAGCCAGCTTATAGGCAGGTTTTAGCCGCGTTCCGGCGGCGCGTGAGGCTTCCTGCGGCGGAGGGAGCCGCCGCGCTCGGGTTCGACCTTTGTGTTAACGTCTCCGGCATCACAAGGCCGAGGCTGCCGAAGCTGAGATTCTTCCTCGCCGGAAAATCGGTGCTGGCGCCGCCGGCGgggaattattttattgagcCGGTGGATGGAGTAAAGTGTCTCGCGGTTCAGGCAGTTCGACCGGGTTCTGGATTTTCTGTGATTGGGAATTTGATGCAGCAAGGGTACTTGTTTGAGTTCGATTTGCACCGGTCGCGGATCGGGTTCTCGCGTCACGGATGTGCGGTTCGCTAA
- the LOC106776890 gene encoding uncharacterized protein At1g26090, chloroplastic, whose amino-acid sequence MGAVSSFSFPPLIGTSISRSSKSRLVVAASEGGASSSATKLLTFLGKGGSGKTTAAILAAQHYALAGLNTCLVIHGQDTTADYLLNCKIGTSHIACSKNLSAVRLETTKMLLEPLKLLKQADAQLNMTQGTLGGIVGEELGILPGMDSILLVLALERLVGFLGIAASKSQQDKFDLIIYDGINSEETLRIIGGSSKARLYLKYLRTLAEKTELGRLAAPSLLRLVDEAMTISSSRSYFNGKMSSEIWDTLDQILERGSSAFLNPHKFGCLLVMDPNCPTSINSALRYWGCTIQAGAQVSGAFGITSQQENLEILERAKKEFSPLPSAFISRLLMNNPIDWSRVLLDTDNEDARHLLNSLTSQVVMPSPVRFDVKRRSVTLFMPGFDKSDIKLYQYRGGSELLVEAGDQRRVIPLPSEIQGKVGGAKFEERSVVITLL is encoded by the exons ATGGGCGCGGTTTCATCCTTCTCGTTTCCACCTCTAATCGGAACCTCAATTTCTCGTTCCTCAAAGTCTCGTCTCGTCGTTGCGGCTTCCGAGGGCGGTGCCTCTTCCTCAGCCACCAAATTGCTCACTTTTCTCGGCAAAGGTGGCTCAGGCAAAACCACCGCCGCTATTCTCGCCGCCCAG CATTATGCTTTGGCTGGGTTGAATACATGTTTGGTCATACATGGCCAAGACACCACTGCTGACTACCTTCTCAACTGTAAGATTGGAACTTCCCATATCGCCTGCAGCAAGAACCTTTCTGCCGTTAGGTTGGAAACAACCAAA ATGCTTCTTGAACCTTTAAAACTTCTGAAGCAAGCAGATGCTCAACTTAATATGACTCAGGGCACACTTGGAGGG ATTGTTGGAGAAGAGCTTGGCATCCTGCCTGGGATGGACTCTATCCTTTTGGTACTTGCTCTTGAGAGACTTGTGGGGTTTTTGGGGATTGCTGCATCAAAGAGTCAACaggataaatttgatttaataatatatgatgGTATCAACAGTGAGGAAACCCTGCGAATCATAGGTGGAAGCAGTAAAGCAAG ATTGTACTTGAAATATCTCCGCACCTTGGCTGAGAAAACTGAACTTGGGAGATTAGCTGCTCCTTCACTACTGAGACTTGTGGATGAGGCCATGACAATAAGTAGCAGCAGATCTTATTTTAATGGGAAAATGAGTTCAGAAATATGGGACACTTTGGATCAAATACTGGAG AGAGGATCTTCTGCATTCTTAAACCCACATAAATTTGGTTGCTTACTTGTGATGGATCCAAACTGTCCAACATCAATCAATTCTGCATTGCGATATTGGGGATGTACTATTCAGGCTGGTGCTCAGGTTTCTGGTGCTTTTGGAATCACCTCTCAGcaagaaaatttagaaatattggAAAGAGCAAAGAAAGAATTTTCTCCTTTGCCTTCTGCTTTCATTTCAAGATTGTTGATGAATAATCCTATAGATTGGAGCAGAGTTCTACTGGATACAGACAATGAAGATGCTAGGCATCTTCTTAATTCACTAACAAGTCAAGTTGTTATGCCATCTCCAGTTAGATTTGATGTAAAAAGAAGATCAGTTACTCTCTTCATGCCAGGTTTTGACAAATCAGATATCAAGCTGTACCAA TATAGGGGAGGATCTGAGCTGTTGGTAGAAGCAGGAGACCAAAGACGTGTCATTCCTTTGCCCTCAGAAATTCAAGGAAAGGTTGGCGGAGCCAAATTTGAGGAGAGAAGTGTTGTTATTACTTTGCTGTGa
- the LOC106776886 gene encoding protein CHUP1, chloroplastic isoform X2, giving the protein MIVRLGLIVAASLAAFTVKQLNVRSSNPEHKDEGTEEERVTRFNDKREEEEEKEEVKLISSIINRANDFEDDILPEFEDLLSGEIEFRLPPDKDEKDRVYEIEMANNESELERLRQLVKELEEREVKLEGELLEYYGLKEQESDIVELQRQLKIKTVEIDMLNITINSLQAERKKLQEELTQGGSAKRELEVARNKIKELQRQIQLEANQTKGQLLLLKQQVLGLQVREEEAARKDADLEKKLKAVNDLEVAVVELKRRNKELQHEKRELTVKLDAAESKVAELSNMTETEMVAKAKEEVSNLRHANEDLLKQVEGLQMNRFSEVEELVYLRWVNACLRYELRNYQTPQGKVSARDLSKSLSPKSQEKAKQLMLEYAGSERGQGDTDLESNFSHPSSPGSEDFDNASIDSSTSKYSTLSKKTSLIHKFKKWGKSKDDSSALSSPARSFSGGSPRRMSMTVKPRGPLESLMIRNAGDSVSITSFGLRDQEAIDSPETPTDMRKVPSTDSLNSVSASFQLMSKSVDGSMDEKYPAYKDRHKLALAREKHIKEKAEKARAQKFGDNSGLNMTKAERGNTISLPPKLTQIKEKPVVSGTPNDQSEEGKNVDDQTISKMKLAEIEKRPTRVPRPPPKPSGGGAATTNANPANGVPSAPPIPPPPPGAPRPPPPPGGPPPPPPPPGSLSRGGMDGDKVHRAPQLVEFYQSLMKREAKKDTSTLLVSTTSNASDARSNMIGEIENRSSFLLAVKADVETQGDFVMSLAAEVRAASFSDINDLVAFVNWLDEELSFLVDERAVLKHFDWPEGKADALREAAFEYQDLIKLENRVSTFIDDPNLPCEAALKKMYSLLEKVEQSVYALLRTRDMAISRYKEFGIPVNWLLDSGVVGKIKLSSVQLARKYMKRVASELDALSGPEKEPAREFLILQGVRFAFRVHQFAGGFDGESMKAFEDLRSRIQNSQATEDNKPEM; this is encoded by the exons ATGATAGTCAGGTTAGGACTCATAGTTGCTGCTTCGCTTGCAGCTTTTACTGTTAAGCAGCTGAATGTCAGAAGCTCAAATCCAG AACACAAAGATGAGGGCACAGAAGAAGAGCGTGTCACAAGATTTAATGATAAA AGggaggaggaagaggagaaAGAGGAGGTTAAGTTAATTAGCAGCATAATAAATCGAGCAAATGACTTTGAAGATGATATTCTACCAGAATTTGAAGATCTTCTGTCTGGGGAGATTGAGTTTCGATTACCACCAGATAAGGATGAGAAAGACAGAGTTTATGAAATTGAGATGGCAAACAACGAAAGTGAACTTGAGAGATTGCGACAGCTAGTGAAGGAATTGGAGGAGAGGGAAGTGAAACTTGAAGGAGAATTGCTTGAGTACTATGGTCTGAAGGAACAGGAATCAGACATCGTGGAGTTGCAGAGGCAACTGAAAATTAAGACTGTAGAAATAGACATGCTTAATATCACAATTAACTCCTTGCAGGCAGAGAGAAAGAAGCTCCAAGAAGAACTCACACAAGGAGGTTCAGCCAAGAGAGAACTTGAGGTGGCTAGAAACAAGATCAAGGAGCTACAGAGGCAGATACAGCTTGAGGCTAACCAAACAAAAGGCCAGTTGTTGTTGCTTAAACAACAAGTTTTGGGTCTGCAGGTTAGAGAAGAAGAGGCTGCCAGAAAAGATGCTGATCTTGAAAAGAAACTGAAAGCTGTGAATGACCTAGAGGTTGCAGTGGTGGAGCTTaagagaagaaacaaagaaCTTCAACATGAAAAGCGAGAGTTGACAGTTAAACTCGATGCTGCTGAATCTAAAGTGGCTGAGCTCTCCAATATGACAGAG ACTGAAATGGTTGCGAAGGCAAAAGAGGAGGTGAGTAACCTGAGGCATGCAAATGAAGACCTGCTAAAGCAAGTGGAAGGGCTGCAGATGAACAGGTTCAGTGAGGTTGAAGAGCTTGTGTACCTTCGTTGGGTCAATGCATGTTTGAGATATGAGCTAAGAAATTACCAGACACCGCAAGGGAAAGTATCAGCCCGTGATCTCAGCAAGAGTCTTAGCCCGAAATCGCAAGAGAAAGCTAAGCAACTGATGTTAGAATATGCTGGATCAGAACGTGGACAAGGGGACACAGATCTCGAAAGCAATTTCTCCCATCCTTCTTCACCAGGAAGTGAAGATTTTGACAATGCTTCCATTGATAGCTCTACTAGCAAGTACAGTACTCTTAGCAAGAAAACTAGCCTAATCCATAAGTTTAAGAAATGGGGTAAAAGCAAAGATGATTCTAGTGCTCTTTCATCACCGGCAAGATCCTTTTCAGGAGGTTCTCCAAGGAGAATGAGTATGACTGTGAAACCAAGGGGTCCACTAGAATCCTTAATGATAAGGAATGCTGGAGATAGTGTATCTATCACCAGCTTTGGGCTCAGGGATCAGGAAGCTATTGATTCTCCTGAAACTCCAACTGACATGAGAAAAGTTCCATCCACTGATTCCTTGAATTCAGTTTCTGCTTCATTCCAATTGATGTCTAAGTCAGTGGATGGATCCATGGATGAGAAGTACCCTGCGTATAAAGATCGCCACAAGTTGGCCTTGGCAAGggaaaaacatataaaagaaaaagcagaGAAAGCAAGAGCTCAGAAGTTTGGTGATAATTCAGGTTTGAATATGACCAAGGCTGAAAGAGGAAATACTATATCTTTGCCACCCAAGCTTACTCAAATTAAGGAGAAACCAGTTGTTTCTGGCACTCCAAATGATCAATCCGAAGAAGGGAAGAATGTTGATGATCAAACTATCAGCAAGATGAAGCTTGCTGAAATTGAGAAAAGGCCTACTAGGGTGCCTAGACCTCCTCCTAAGCCATCTGGTGGTGGTGCTGCTACCACAAATGCAAATCCTGCCAATGGAGTACCATCTGCTCCTCCaattcctcctcctcctccaggGGCTCCACGGCCACCACCACCGCCAGGTGGACCACCTCCACCTCCTCCTCCCCCAGGAAGCCTATCAAGAGGGGGAATGGATGGTGACAAAGTTCACAGAGCTCCACAGCTAGTTGAATTTTATCAGTCATTGATGAAGAGGGAGGCAAAGAAAGATACATCAACACTTTTAGTTTCTACAACAAGTAATGCATCTGATGCTAGGAGCAACATGATTGGGGAAATTGAGAATAGATCATCATTCCTCCTAGCT GTGAAAGCTGACGTAGAAACACAAGGTGATTTTGTCATGTCCTTGGCAGCTGAAGTTCGAGCAGCCTCCTTCTCAGATATTAATGACTTGGTGGCCTTTGTGAACTGGCTAGATGAGGAACTGTCCTTCCTG GTTGATGAACGTGCCGTCCTCAAGCACTTTGACTGGCCTGAAGGGAAAGCAGATGCACTAAGGGAGGCAGCTTTTGAATATCAGGATTTGATCAAGTTGGAGAACCGAGTCTCCACATTCATTGATGATCCCAATCTACCATGTGAAGCTGCCCTGAAGAAAATGTATTCATTGCTTGAAAA AGTGGAGCAAAGCGTATACGCACTCTTGCGGACGAGAGATATGGCTATTTCCCGGTACAAAGAGTTTGGAATCCCAGTAAACTGGCTATTGGATTCGGGAGTTGTAGGCAAG ATCAAGCTTTCTTCTGTACAACTTGCACGGAAGTATATGAAACGTGTTGCATCTGAACTTGATGCATTGTCTGGTCCAGAAAAAGAACCGGCTAGAGAGTTTTTGATTCTTCAAGGCGTGCGTTTCGCTTTCCGTGTCCATCAG TTTGCAGGAGGCTTCGATGGAGAGAGTATGAAGGCTTTTGAAGACCTGAGGAGCCGCATTCAAAATTCTCAGGCGACCGAAGATAACAAACCAGAAATGTAG
- the LOC106776886 gene encoding protein CHUP1, chloroplastic isoform X1 produces MIVRLGLIVAASLAAFTVKQLNVRSSNPEHKDEGTEEERVTRFNDKLFGVLQREEEEEKEEVKLISSIINRANDFEDDILPEFEDLLSGEIEFRLPPDKDEKDRVYEIEMANNESELERLRQLVKELEEREVKLEGELLEYYGLKEQESDIVELQRQLKIKTVEIDMLNITINSLQAERKKLQEELTQGGSAKRELEVARNKIKELQRQIQLEANQTKGQLLLLKQQVLGLQVREEEAARKDADLEKKLKAVNDLEVAVVELKRRNKELQHEKRELTVKLDAAESKVAELSNMTETEMVAKAKEEVSNLRHANEDLLKQVEGLQMNRFSEVEELVYLRWVNACLRYELRNYQTPQGKVSARDLSKSLSPKSQEKAKQLMLEYAGSERGQGDTDLESNFSHPSSPGSEDFDNASIDSSTSKYSTLSKKTSLIHKFKKWGKSKDDSSALSSPARSFSGGSPRRMSMTVKPRGPLESLMIRNAGDSVSITSFGLRDQEAIDSPETPTDMRKVPSTDSLNSVSASFQLMSKSVDGSMDEKYPAYKDRHKLALAREKHIKEKAEKARAQKFGDNSGLNMTKAERGNTISLPPKLTQIKEKPVVSGTPNDQSEEGKNVDDQTISKMKLAEIEKRPTRVPRPPPKPSGGGAATTNANPANGVPSAPPIPPPPPGAPRPPPPPGGPPPPPPPPGSLSRGGMDGDKVHRAPQLVEFYQSLMKREAKKDTSTLLVSTTSNASDARSNMIGEIENRSSFLLAVKADVETQGDFVMSLAAEVRAASFSDINDLVAFVNWLDEELSFLVDERAVLKHFDWPEGKADALREAAFEYQDLIKLENRVSTFIDDPNLPCEAALKKMYSLLEKVEQSVYALLRTRDMAISRYKEFGIPVNWLLDSGVVGKIKLSSVQLARKYMKRVASELDALSGPEKEPAREFLILQGVRFAFRVHQFAGGFDGESMKAFEDLRSRIQNSQATEDNKPEM; encoded by the exons ATGATAGTCAGGTTAGGACTCATAGTTGCTGCTTCGCTTGCAGCTTTTACTGTTAAGCAGCTGAATGTCAGAAGCTCAAATCCAG AACACAAAGATGAGGGCACAGAAGAAGAGCGTGTCACAAGATTTAATGATAAA TTGTTTGGTGTGTTGCAGAGggaggaggaagaggagaaAGAGGAGGTTAAGTTAATTAGCAGCATAATAAATCGAGCAAATGACTTTGAAGATGATATTCTACCAGAATTTGAAGATCTTCTGTCTGGGGAGATTGAGTTTCGATTACCACCAGATAAGGATGAGAAAGACAGAGTTTATGAAATTGAGATGGCAAACAACGAAAGTGAACTTGAGAGATTGCGACAGCTAGTGAAGGAATTGGAGGAGAGGGAAGTGAAACTTGAAGGAGAATTGCTTGAGTACTATGGTCTGAAGGAACAGGAATCAGACATCGTGGAGTTGCAGAGGCAACTGAAAATTAAGACTGTAGAAATAGACATGCTTAATATCACAATTAACTCCTTGCAGGCAGAGAGAAAGAAGCTCCAAGAAGAACTCACACAAGGAGGTTCAGCCAAGAGAGAACTTGAGGTGGCTAGAAACAAGATCAAGGAGCTACAGAGGCAGATACAGCTTGAGGCTAACCAAACAAAAGGCCAGTTGTTGTTGCTTAAACAACAAGTTTTGGGTCTGCAGGTTAGAGAAGAAGAGGCTGCCAGAAAAGATGCTGATCTTGAAAAGAAACTGAAAGCTGTGAATGACCTAGAGGTTGCAGTGGTGGAGCTTaagagaagaaacaaagaaCTTCAACATGAAAAGCGAGAGTTGACAGTTAAACTCGATGCTGCTGAATCTAAAGTGGCTGAGCTCTCCAATATGACAGAG ACTGAAATGGTTGCGAAGGCAAAAGAGGAGGTGAGTAACCTGAGGCATGCAAATGAAGACCTGCTAAAGCAAGTGGAAGGGCTGCAGATGAACAGGTTCAGTGAGGTTGAAGAGCTTGTGTACCTTCGTTGGGTCAATGCATGTTTGAGATATGAGCTAAGAAATTACCAGACACCGCAAGGGAAAGTATCAGCCCGTGATCTCAGCAAGAGTCTTAGCCCGAAATCGCAAGAGAAAGCTAAGCAACTGATGTTAGAATATGCTGGATCAGAACGTGGACAAGGGGACACAGATCTCGAAAGCAATTTCTCCCATCCTTCTTCACCAGGAAGTGAAGATTTTGACAATGCTTCCATTGATAGCTCTACTAGCAAGTACAGTACTCTTAGCAAGAAAACTAGCCTAATCCATAAGTTTAAGAAATGGGGTAAAAGCAAAGATGATTCTAGTGCTCTTTCATCACCGGCAAGATCCTTTTCAGGAGGTTCTCCAAGGAGAATGAGTATGACTGTGAAACCAAGGGGTCCACTAGAATCCTTAATGATAAGGAATGCTGGAGATAGTGTATCTATCACCAGCTTTGGGCTCAGGGATCAGGAAGCTATTGATTCTCCTGAAACTCCAACTGACATGAGAAAAGTTCCATCCACTGATTCCTTGAATTCAGTTTCTGCTTCATTCCAATTGATGTCTAAGTCAGTGGATGGATCCATGGATGAGAAGTACCCTGCGTATAAAGATCGCCACAAGTTGGCCTTGGCAAGggaaaaacatataaaagaaaaagcagaGAAAGCAAGAGCTCAGAAGTTTGGTGATAATTCAGGTTTGAATATGACCAAGGCTGAAAGAGGAAATACTATATCTTTGCCACCCAAGCTTACTCAAATTAAGGAGAAACCAGTTGTTTCTGGCACTCCAAATGATCAATCCGAAGAAGGGAAGAATGTTGATGATCAAACTATCAGCAAGATGAAGCTTGCTGAAATTGAGAAAAGGCCTACTAGGGTGCCTAGACCTCCTCCTAAGCCATCTGGTGGTGGTGCTGCTACCACAAATGCAAATCCTGCCAATGGAGTACCATCTGCTCCTCCaattcctcctcctcctccaggGGCTCCACGGCCACCACCACCGCCAGGTGGACCACCTCCACCTCCTCCTCCCCCAGGAAGCCTATCAAGAGGGGGAATGGATGGTGACAAAGTTCACAGAGCTCCACAGCTAGTTGAATTTTATCAGTCATTGATGAAGAGGGAGGCAAAGAAAGATACATCAACACTTTTAGTTTCTACAACAAGTAATGCATCTGATGCTAGGAGCAACATGATTGGGGAAATTGAGAATAGATCATCATTCCTCCTAGCT GTGAAAGCTGACGTAGAAACACAAGGTGATTTTGTCATGTCCTTGGCAGCTGAAGTTCGAGCAGCCTCCTTCTCAGATATTAATGACTTGGTGGCCTTTGTGAACTGGCTAGATGAGGAACTGTCCTTCCTG GTTGATGAACGTGCCGTCCTCAAGCACTTTGACTGGCCTGAAGGGAAAGCAGATGCACTAAGGGAGGCAGCTTTTGAATATCAGGATTTGATCAAGTTGGAGAACCGAGTCTCCACATTCATTGATGATCCCAATCTACCATGTGAAGCTGCCCTGAAGAAAATGTATTCATTGCTTGAAAA AGTGGAGCAAAGCGTATACGCACTCTTGCGGACGAGAGATATGGCTATTTCCCGGTACAAAGAGTTTGGAATCCCAGTAAACTGGCTATTGGATTCGGGAGTTGTAGGCAAG ATCAAGCTTTCTTCTGTACAACTTGCACGGAAGTATATGAAACGTGTTGCATCTGAACTTGATGCATTGTCTGGTCCAGAAAAAGAACCGGCTAGAGAGTTTTTGATTCTTCAAGGCGTGCGTTTCGCTTTCCGTGTCCATCAG TTTGCAGGAGGCTTCGATGGAGAGAGTATGAAGGCTTTTGAAGACCTGAGGAGCCGCATTCAAAATTCTCAGGCGACCGAAGATAACAAACCAGAAATGTAG